The following coding sequences are from one Pseudonocardia sp. EC080619-01 window:
- a CDS encoding FAD-dependent monooxygenase has protein sequence MWRHEPVVVVGAGPVGQTTALLLARWGVPSVVLDRRPGRDAVGSRAICQHRDVLDVWESVGAGRRIADAGVTWTTARTYHRGTELFAQTFSSPGRSPFPPFVNVSQCRTEQELDRCIAAEPLIDVRWDAPVTAVTQTADGVAVRAGGAEVRGSYAVVCAGARSDDLRRQLGVSFDGHSFDDRFLICDVRADLPHRADERHFHFDPEWNPGRQVLVHPCPDSTFRIDWQVPAGYDLAAETASGALDARIRQVVGDVPYELVWSSVYRFHSRVADRMRCGRVLLAGDAAHLVSPFGARGLNSGVADAENAAWKIAWAGFGRAPAELLESYHDERHAAAVENVAVTTATMDFLVPPDPGRARHRADVLARAATDPEARALVDSGRLSEPFWYVGSPLTTADRSRPFAGRPPRGQVPPAGPGILVPDAPVTLPDGTTTRLRALARDGFLLLTAPGADTGVATAAAAAAPGPATTLPMTPASPRSGSTLRPAAGPGRASRPGGAGEHADLTGVLGARPGEVWVVRPDAHVAAVLHRPTRDDLAVALARATARAVPSGEEHSDGVLPQRR, from the coding sequence GTGTGGCGGCACGAGCCCGTCGTCGTGGTCGGTGCGGGTCCGGTCGGCCAGACGACGGCGCTGCTGCTCGCCCGCTGGGGTGTCCCGTCGGTCGTGCTGGACCGGCGGCCCGGGCGCGACGCCGTCGGCTCCCGGGCGATCTGCCAGCACCGCGACGTCCTCGACGTGTGGGAGTCGGTCGGGGCGGGCCGCCGGATCGCCGACGCCGGCGTCACCTGGACCACCGCACGGACCTACCACCGCGGGACCGAGCTGTTCGCCCAGACCTTCAGCTCCCCCGGACGGTCGCCCTTCCCGCCGTTCGTCAACGTGTCGCAGTGCCGCACCGAGCAGGAGCTCGACCGCTGCATCGCCGCGGAACCCCTGATCGACGTGCGGTGGGACGCGCCCGTCACCGCGGTCACGCAGACCGCGGACGGGGTCGCGGTCCGCGCGGGCGGTGCGGAGGTCCGCGGCTCGTACGCCGTGGTGTGCGCGGGGGCCCGCAGCGACGATCTGCGCCGGCAGCTCGGGGTGTCCTTCGACGGCCACAGCTTCGACGACCGCTTCCTGATCTGCGACGTGCGCGCCGACCTGCCGCACCGGGCCGACGAGCGGCACTTCCACTTCGACCCGGAGTGGAACCCCGGCCGCCAGGTGCTCGTGCACCCGTGCCCCGACTCGACGTTCCGCATCGACTGGCAGGTCCCGGCCGGGTACGACCTCGCCGCCGAGACCGCGTCCGGCGCGCTCGACGCCCGCATCCGGCAGGTCGTGGGCGACGTCCCGTACGAGCTGGTGTGGTCGTCGGTGTACCGCTTCCACTCGCGCGTCGCGGACCGGATGCGGTGCGGCCGGGTGCTGCTGGCCGGGGACGCCGCGCACCTGGTGTCGCCGTTCGGGGCGCGCGGGCTGAACTCCGGGGTCGCCGACGCCGAGAACGCCGCCTGGAAGATCGCCTGGGCGGGGTTCGGCCGGGCGCCCGCGGAGCTGCTGGAGAGCTACCACGACGAGCGGCACGCCGCCGCCGTCGAGAACGTCGCGGTGACGACGGCGACGATGGACTTCCTCGTCCCACCCGATCCCGGCCGGGCCCGGCACCGCGCCGACGTGCTGGCCCGGGCCGCGACGGACCCGGAGGCCCGCGCGCTCGTCGACTCCGGACGGCTGTCCGAGCCGTTCTGGTACGTCGGCTCGCCGCTGACCACCGCGGACCGCTCCCGCCCGTTCGCCGGACGCCCGCCGCGCGGGCAGGTGCCGCCCGCCGGCCCGGGGATCCTGGTCCCCGACGCCCCGGTGACCCTGCCCGACGGCACGACGACGCGGCTGCGCGCGCTGGCCCGGGACGGGTTCCTGCTGCTCACCGCGCCCGGCGCCGACACCGGAGTCGCCACGGCGGCAGCCGCCGCCGCACCCGGCCCGGCCACGACCCTGCCGATGACACCGGCGTCACCACGGTCGGGCAGCACGCTGCGGCCCGCCGCGGGGCCGGGACGTGCATCCCGGCCGGGGGGCGCGGGGGAGCACGCCGACCTCACCGGTGTGCTCGGTGCCCGGCCCGGCGAGGTGTGGGTCGTCCGCCCGGACGCGCACGTCGCCGCCGTCCTCCACCGGCCGACCCGCGACGACCTCGCGGTCGCACTCGCCCGCGCCACCGCGCGGGCCGTCCCCTCAGGAGAGGAGCACTCCGATGGCGTACTACCGCAGCGTCGGTGA
- a CDS encoding homogentisate 1,2-dioxygenase has translation MAYYRSVGDVPPKRHTQHRRPDGGLYAEELMGEEGFSSDSSLLYHRGVPSAIVDASPWELPDQSLSENRPLVPRHLRLHTLGAQDWKAVDAVTGRRLVLGNADVRLSYVVAGEASPLYRNAVGDECVYVESGAARVETVFGTLRAGAGDYVVLPRATTHRWVPEGSEPVRLYAIEASSHIAPPKRYLSRFGQLLEHAPYCERDLHGPGEPLLVEGTDVEVLVKHRGGGSGITGTRYVVPDHPFDVVGWDGCLYPYTFNIADFEPVTGRVHQPPPVHQVFEGGNFVVCNFVPRKVDYHPLAVPVPYYHSNVDSDEVMFYCGGDYEARKGSGIGLGSVSLHPGGHSHGPQPGAVERALGAEFFDELAVMVDTFRPLALGEGGIAAEDPGYAWTWAGRGPPS, from the coding sequence ATGGCGTACTACCGCAGCGTCGGTGACGTCCCGCCGAAGCGGCACACCCAGCACCGCCGGCCCGACGGGGGCCTCTATGCGGAGGAGTTGATGGGGGAGGAGGGGTTCTCCTCGGACTCGTCGTTGCTCTATCACCGCGGGGTGCCCTCGGCGATCGTGGACGCGTCGCCGTGGGAGCTGCCCGACCAGTCGTTGAGCGAGAACCGGCCCCTGGTCCCGCGGCACCTGCGGTTGCACACCCTGGGCGCGCAGGACTGGAAGGCGGTGGACGCGGTGACGGGGCGGCGCCTGGTGCTGGGCAACGCCGACGTGCGGCTCTCCTACGTCGTGGCGGGCGAGGCCTCGCCGCTGTACCGCAATGCGGTGGGCGACGAGTGCGTCTACGTCGAGTCGGGTGCGGCGAGGGTGGAGACGGTGTTCGGCACGCTGCGGGCCGGCGCGGGGGACTACGTGGTACTGCCGCGGGCGACGACGCACCGGTGGGTCCCGGAGGGATCCGAGCCGGTGCGGCTGTACGCGATCGAGGCGAGTTCGCACATCGCACCGCCGAAGCGGTACCTGTCGCGGTTCGGGCAGCTGCTCGAGCACGCCCCGTACTGCGAGCGGGACCTGCACGGCCCGGGGGAGCCGTTGCTGGTCGAGGGCACCGATGTGGAGGTGCTGGTCAAGCACCGCGGTGGCGGGTCCGGGATCACGGGGACCCGGTACGTGGTGCCGGATCACCCGTTCGACGTGGTGGGGTGGGACGGGTGTCTGTATCCGTACACGTTCAACATCGCCGATTTCGAGCCGGTGACGGGGCGGGTGCACCAGCCGCCGCCGGTGCACCAGGTGTTCGAGGGCGGGAATTTCGTGGTGTGCAACTTCGTGCCGCGCAAGGTCGACTATCACCCGTTGGCGGTGCCGGTGCCGTACTACCACTCCAATGTGGATTCCGATGAGGTGATGTTCTACTGCGGCGGGGACTACGAGGCCCGCAAGGGTTCGGGGATCGGGCTGGGGTCGGTCTCGTTGCATCCGGGTGGGCACAGCCACGGTCCGCAGCCGGGTGCGGTGGAGCGGGCGTTGGGGGCGGAGTTCTTCGACGAGTTGGCGGTCATGGTCGACACGTTCCGTCCGCTGGCGCTGGGTGAGGGTGGGATCGCGGCGGAGGACCCGGGCTACGCCTGGACCTGGGCCGGTCGCGGGCCGCCGTCGTGA
- a CDS encoding Glu/Leu/Phe/Val dehydrogenase dimerization domain-containing protein — protein sequence MALPEWDGELTSVRHDPETGAWFVIGVHSTRLGPASGGTRAMVYADVDAAVADARRLAGAMTLKMAAAGLPMGGGKSVIALPAPRASLGDAAWRRVLELHAANLNLLGGNYTTGPDVGTGSADMDTLRTLTPHAFGRSVAAGGPGSSAPTTALGVFAAVTAAVDEAGLDGLDGLRVLVQGLGAVGADVARLAADAGAKLIVTDVDPDRCAAAADAFGAEVIGTADVLTRECDVLVPCATGGLLSTATAATVPCAVVAGAANNLLDDDGAAEVLRRRGITYAPDFVANAGGAIHLVGREVLGWGAERVAERTRAIGATLAAVFTDAREHGITTVAAAERVAARTLSNGIEGVQR from the coding sequence ATGGCTCTGCCGGAGTGGGACGGCGAACTGACCTCGGTGCGGCACGACCCGGAGACGGGGGCGTGGTTCGTGATCGGGGTGCACTCCACGCGGCTCGGCCCGGCCTCCGGCGGCACCCGCGCGATGGTCTACGCCGATGTCGACGCCGCCGTCGCCGACGCCCGCCGGCTCGCCGGCGCGATGACGCTGAAGATGGCCGCCGCCGGGCTGCCGATGGGCGGCGGCAAGTCGGTGATCGCCCTGCCCGCCCCGCGCGCGTCGCTCGGGGACGCCGCCTGGCGCCGGGTCCTGGAGCTGCACGCGGCCAACCTGAACCTGCTCGGCGGCAACTACACGACCGGCCCAGACGTCGGCACCGGCTCCGCCGACATGGACACCCTGCGGACGCTGACCCCGCACGCCTTCGGCCGCTCCGTCGCCGCGGGCGGCCCCGGGTCCAGCGCCCCGACGACGGCGCTCGGCGTGTTCGCCGCCGTCACCGCCGCGGTCGACGAGGCGGGCCTGGACGGGCTCGACGGGCTGCGCGTGCTCGTCCAGGGCCTCGGCGCCGTCGGCGCGGACGTGGCCCGGCTCGCCGCCGACGCCGGCGCGAAGCTGATCGTCACCGACGTCGACCCGGACCGCTGCGCCGCCGCGGCGGACGCGTTCGGCGCCGAGGTGATCGGCACCGCCGACGTGCTGACCCGCGAGTGCGACGTGCTCGTCCCGTGCGCGACCGGCGGGCTCCTGTCCACCGCGACGGCGGCCACGGTGCCGTGCGCGGTCGTCGCCGGTGCGGCGAACAACCTGCTCGACGACGACGGCGCCGCCGAGGTGCTGCGCCGCCGCGGCATCACCTACGCGCCCGACTTCGTCGCGAACGCGGGCGGCGCGATCCACCTGGTCGGCCGCGAGGTCCTCGGCTGGGGCGCCGAGCGGGTCGCCGAGCGCACCCGGGCGATCGGCGCCACCCTCGCCGCCGTCTTCACCGACGCCCGCGAGCACGGCATCACCACCGTCGCGGCGGCCGAGCGGGTCGCCGCACGCACCCTGTCGAACGGCATCGAGGGAGTACAGCGATGA
- the hppD gene encoding 4-hydroxyphenylpyruvate dioxygenase — protein sequence MNILTDSEKLAELDAESLHRLVGLVEHDAARDPFPVTGWDAVVWAVGNATQAALLYQAVYGMELVAYSGPETGNRDHHAYVLRSGAVRFELRGAVDPDSPVADHHRVHGDGIVDIALEVPDVDRCIAHARAQGATVLAEPHDATDEHGTVRTAAIATYGDTRHTLVDRSRYTGPYLPGYVARSSTAVRPDGAPKRLFQALDHVVGNVELGRMDEWVEFYRRIMGFTNMAEFVGDDIATEYSALMSKVVASGNHRVKFPLNEPSPGRRRSQIDEYLDFHRGPGAQHLALATNDILTTVDVLRARGVEFLATPAAYYEDPELRARIGEVRVPISELQSRGILVDRDEDGYLLQIFTKPVGDRPTVFFELIERHGSLGFGKGNFKALFEAIEREQERRGNV from the coding sequence ATGAACATCCTCACCGACTCCGAGAAGCTCGCCGAGCTCGACGCCGAGTCGCTGCACCGCCTCGTCGGCCTGGTCGAGCACGACGCGGCCCGCGACCCGTTCCCCGTCACCGGCTGGGACGCCGTCGTCTGGGCCGTCGGCAACGCCACCCAGGCCGCGCTGCTGTACCAGGCCGTCTACGGCATGGAGCTCGTCGCCTACTCGGGCCCGGAGACCGGCAACCGCGACCACCACGCCTACGTGCTGCGCTCCGGCGCCGTCCGCTTCGAGCTGCGCGGCGCCGTCGACCCGGACAGCCCCGTCGCCGACCACCACCGCGTCCACGGCGACGGGATCGTCGACATCGCGCTCGAGGTCCCCGACGTCGACCGCTGCATCGCCCACGCCCGCGCCCAGGGCGCGACCGTCCTGGCCGAGCCGCACGACGCGACCGACGAGCACGGCACCGTGCGGACCGCCGCGATCGCCACCTACGGCGACACCCGGCACACGCTGGTCGACCGCAGCCGCTACACCGGCCCGTACCTGCCCGGTTACGTCGCCCGCAGCTCCACGGCGGTCCGCCCCGACGGGGCACCGAAGCGGCTCTTCCAGGCCCTCGACCACGTCGTCGGGAACGTCGAGCTCGGCCGGATGGACGAGTGGGTGGAGTTCTACCGCCGGATCATGGGCTTCACGAACATGGCGGAGTTCGTCGGCGACGACATCGCCACCGAGTACTCCGCGCTGATGAGCAAGGTCGTCGCCAGCGGCAACCACCGGGTCAAGTTCCCGCTGAACGAGCCCTCGCCGGGCCGGCGGAGGTCGCAGATCGACGAGTACCTCGACTTCCACCGCGGCCCCGGCGCCCAGCACCTCGCGCTGGCGACCAACGACATCCTCACCACCGTCGACGTGCTGCGGGCCCGGGGCGTCGAGTTCCTCGCCACCCCCGCGGCCTACTACGAGGACCCGGAGCTGCGGGCCCGGATCGGGGAGGTCCGCGTCCCGATCTCCGAGCTCCAGTCGCGCGGGATCCTGGTCGACCGCGACGAGGACGGCTACCTGCTGCAGATCTTCACCAAGCCGGTCGGGGACCGGCCCACGGTGTTCTTCGAGCTCATCGAGCGGCACGGCTCGCTCGGCTTCGGCAAGGGCAACTTCAAGGCACTCTTCGAGGCGATCGAGCGCGAGCAGGAGCGCCGCGGGAACGTCTGA
- a CDS encoding amidase yields the protein MSRRVHAFSDDALGDDDAVGLADRVRRGEVSPAELRAAVAARVARVEPELHGLALDRTSEPVTGSAGGPLAGVPTLVKDNTEVRGWPSANGTTAYTATPSREHSEVTRQLLATGLDAVGVSRMPEYGLNASTEFAEAEPTRNPWDPRYSAGASSGGSAALVAAGVVPIAHANDGGGSIRIPAAACGLVGLKPSRGRIAQSANGARMPIDLVTDGVVSRSVRDTATFLAAADRHRRNPSLPPVGLVEGPARRRLRIGLVLDSPTGATVDEDTRTRLAEVAELLGKQGHEVSGTTTGVGQRFVDDFLDYWGLLAFSVVTGGRWLHGRTFDPDRLDALTHGLADHYRHVMARTPVFLHRLRRVERTYAELFTRHDVLLSPVLAHTPPEIGWLSPRVPFDDLRARLLDYVAFTPLCNVAGAPAISLPAGAAGNGLPVGVHLSTALGDERTLLELAFALEADRPWRRIQD from the coding sequence ATGAGCCGACGGGTGCACGCGTTCTCCGACGACGCGCTGGGCGACGACGACGCGGTGGGCCTGGCCGACCGCGTCCGCCGCGGCGAGGTCTCCCCGGCCGAGCTCCGCGCCGCCGTCGCCGCACGGGTGGCGCGGGTGGAGCCGGAGCTGCACGGCCTGGCGCTGGACCGGACCTCCGAGCCGGTGACGGGCTCCGCGGGCGGGCCGCTCGCCGGCGTCCCGACGCTGGTCAAGGACAACACCGAGGTCCGCGGCTGGCCGTCGGCGAACGGGACGACCGCCTACACGGCGACGCCCTCCCGCGAGCACTCCGAGGTCACCCGGCAGCTGCTGGCGACCGGGCTGGACGCCGTCGGGGTGAGCCGGATGCCCGAGTACGGGCTGAACGCCTCCACCGAGTTCGCCGAGGCCGAGCCCACCCGCAACCCGTGGGACCCGCGCTACTCGGCCGGGGCGTCGTCGGGCGGGTCGGCCGCCCTGGTCGCCGCGGGGGTGGTGCCGATCGCCCACGCCAACGACGGCGGCGGGTCCATCCGGATCCCGGCCGCGGCCTGCGGGCTGGTCGGGCTCAAGCCGTCGCGGGGGCGGATCGCCCAGAGCGCGAACGGCGCGCGGATGCCGATCGACCTGGTCACCGACGGCGTCGTCTCCCGCTCGGTGCGTGACACCGCCACCTTCCTCGCCGCGGCCGACCGGCACCGTCGCAACCCCTCGCTGCCCCCGGTCGGGCTGGTCGAGGGCCCCGCCCGGCGACGGCTGCGGATCGGCCTGGTGCTCGACTCCCCGACCGGCGCGACCGTCGACGAGGACACGCGCACCCGCCTCGCCGAGGTCGCCGAGCTGCTCGGCAAGCAGGGCCACGAGGTCTCGGGGACGACGACCGGGGTCGGGCAGCGGTTCGTCGACGACTTCCTCGACTACTGGGGGCTGCTCGCGTTCTCCGTGGTCACCGGCGGGCGCTGGCTGCACGGGCGCACGTTCGACCCGGACCGGCTCGACGCCCTCACCCACGGCCTCGCCGACCACTACCGGCACGTCATGGCCCGCACCCCGGTGTTCCTGCACCGGCTGCGCCGCGTCGAGCGGACCTACGCCGAGCTGTTCACCCGGCACGACGTGCTGCTGTCCCCGGTGCTCGCCCACACGCCTCCGGAGATCGGGTGGCTCAGCCCGCGCGTCCCGTTCGACGACCTGCGGGCCCGGCTGCTCGACTACGTCGCGTTCACCCCGCTGTGCAACGTCGCCGGCGCCCCGGCGATCTCGCTGCCCGCCGGCGCCGCCGGCAACGGGCTGCCGGTCGGGGTGCACCTGTCGACGGCGCTCGGCGACGAGCGCACCCTGCTGGAGCTGGCCTTCGCGCTGGAGGCCGACCGGCCGTGGCGCCGGATCCAGGACTGA
- a CDS encoding DedA family protein, with protein MTGLTDAVAALLAAVPAAPVRSLLVIAIGAFLEGPVVTVAAAALAGAGQLPWWGVWVAALAADVLGDTVLYALGRHGERPRVARVLTRLGLTDARRAALTREVRTHLPRIVLGAKLVDIGAIPAYLAAGLANVGYRRFLTWIVPLAAARTAVLVGIGYAAGDRLAADLESRPWLLLVGGLAVGIALVLGRVAVTRMTSSKQRVRVR; from the coding sequence GTGACCGGGCTGACGGACGCCGTGGCCGCACTGCTGGCCGCCGTCCCGGCTGCACCCGTCCGATCACTCCTCGTGATCGCCATCGGCGCCTTCCTCGAGGGCCCGGTCGTCACGGTCGCCGCGGCGGCACTGGCCGGGGCCGGGCAGCTGCCCTGGTGGGGCGTGTGGGTGGCCGCCCTCGCCGCCGACGTCCTGGGCGACACCGTGCTCTACGCGCTCGGCCGGCACGGCGAGCGGCCGCGCGTCGCACGCGTGCTCACCCGGCTCGGGCTGACCGACGCCCGCCGCGCGGCGCTCACCCGCGAGGTCCGCACCCACCTGCCGCGGATCGTGCTCGGCGCGAAGCTCGTCGACATCGGCGCGATCCCCGCCTACCTCGCCGCCGGCCTCGCGAACGTCGGGTACCGGCGGTTCCTCACCTGGATCGTGCCGCTGGCGGCCGCGCGGACCGCGGTCCTCGTCGGGATCGGGTACGCCGCCGGGGACCGGCTGGCCGCCGACCTGGAGTCCCGCCCCTGGCTGCTGCTCGTCGGCGGGCTCGCCGTCGGGATCGCGCTGGTGCTCGGGCGGGTCGCGGTCACCCGGATGACGTCGTCGAAGCAGCGGGTCCGCGTCCGCTGA
- a CDS encoding helix-turn-helix domain-containing protein, translated as MAQALAPARISASWARSETYGAPTEAVSPAFTGGVDDDSLFARCGSEVLAGLHEGLPGEPISLMLTDADGIVVSRLCDEQALIRALDQTYLAPGFAFGEREAGTNGLGLALADRVPSLVRGDEHYCTGLWGYTCAAAPVLDPVDGDLLGSINLTTWSQRSDQLLLALARTAAGQTSALMLARGRGASPRPAPRGEVFRVAPQASAGAVAGLSENWQHAVAEAATALRDGARVGVVGEPGAGKAALLATALRSVRPRHRVLHARPPAAADAVSWLSLWSPELGKPDTAVIAGRVHELPGPVATRLAALVRSLPHAALSLTAGTVDGVPDPLARLLDVVVEVPPLRHRGEDVMPLARHLVRDGVTFTDAAARALRTYSWPGNVEQLRRTVRDAAARSTVVDVRHLPPELLATRSGSLTKIESLERDELVRCLTEHGMSVTRAAETLGISRATAYRRVQRYGIALPR; from the coding sequence ATGGCGCAGGCCCTGGCCCCCGCACGCATCTCGGCGTCCTGGGCTCGCAGCGAGACCTACGGCGCGCCGACCGAGGCCGTCAGCCCGGCCTTCACCGGCGGGGTCGACGACGACTCGCTGTTCGCACGCTGCGGCAGCGAGGTGCTCGCCGGGCTCCACGAGGGGCTCCCCGGGGAGCCGATCAGCCTGATGCTGACCGACGCCGACGGCATCGTGGTCTCCCGGCTGTGCGACGAGCAGGCGCTGATCCGCGCGCTCGACCAGACCTATCTGGCACCCGGTTTCGCGTTCGGCGAGCGGGAGGCCGGCACCAACGGGCTCGGTCTCGCCCTGGCCGACCGGGTCCCGTCGCTGGTGCGCGGCGACGAGCACTACTGCACCGGCCTGTGGGGCTACACGTGCGCCGCCGCACCCGTCCTCGACCCGGTGGACGGCGACCTGCTCGGCTCGATCAACCTCACCACCTGGTCGCAGCGCTCGGACCAGCTCCTCCTCGCCCTGGCCCGCACCGCCGCCGGGCAGACCTCGGCGCTGATGCTGGCCCGCGGCCGGGGCGCCAGCCCCCGGCCCGCACCGCGCGGCGAGGTGTTCCGGGTCGCCCCGCAGGCGTCGGCCGGAGCCGTCGCCGGGCTGTCGGAGAACTGGCAGCACGCGGTCGCCGAGGCCGCGACCGCCCTGCGTGACGGCGCCCGGGTCGGTGTCGTCGGTGAGCCCGGCGCGGGCAAGGCGGCGCTCCTCGCCACGGCGCTGCGCTCGGTGCGGCCACGGCACCGGGTGCTGCACGCCCGCCCGCCGGCCGCCGCGGACGCCGTGTCCTGGCTGTCGCTGTGGTCCCCGGAGCTGGGGAAACCGGACACCGCGGTGATCGCGGGCCGGGTGCACGAGCTGCCCGGCCCCGTCGCGACCCGGCTGGCGGCGCTGGTCCGCTCGCTGCCGCACGCGGCGCTGAGCCTGACCGCGGGCACCGTCGACGGGGTGCCCGATCCGCTGGCCCGGCTGCTCGACGTCGTCGTGGAGGTCCCGCCGCTGCGCCACCGCGGTGAGGACGTCATGCCGCTCGCCCGCCACCTCGTGCGCGACGGCGTGACCTTCACCGACGCCGCCGCCCGTGCGCTGCGCACCTACTCCTGGCCGGGGAACGTCGAGCAGCTCCGCCGGACGGTCCGCGACGCGGCCGCGCGCAGCACCGTCGTCGACGTGCGGCACCTCCCGCCGGAGCTTCTGGCCACCCGCTCCGGGTCGCTCACGAAGATCGAGTCCCTGGAGCGCGACGAGCTCGTGCGCTGCCTGACCGAGCACGGCATGAGCGTCACCCGGGCCGCCGAGACGCTCGGGATCAGCCGGGCGACGGCGTACCGCCGCGTCCAGCGCTACGGGATCGCGCTGCCCCGCTGA
- a CDS encoding amidohydrolase family protein: protein MYSKNGESYFIVDAHVALWDARPENQRNIHGKQFIDCFYDYHRNLSPESEVWSYEDYLYQGGDRLMKDLFDDGHVDHAIFQPAHLGEFYNNGFGQTEEAFALAQAHPDKLTYNHNWDPRNGEQGLRQLREDAKRFGLKGAKLYTAEWHGESRGWKLDDYWSYKYLETAQELGVRNIHIHKGPTIRPLDRDAFDVADVDKVATDFTEMNFVIEHCGLPRLEDFCWIATQEPNVHAGLAVAIPFMHTRPKYFAQIIGELLYWLDENRIQFSSDYAIWTPRWLVERFVDFQIPEELSEYAPLTTDQKKKILGLNAAAMYDIPVPAELQLPIEEPQAVAVA from the coding sequence ATGTACTCGAAGAACGGTGAGTCCTACTTCATCGTGGACGCCCACGTGGCGCTGTGGGACGCGCGCCCGGAGAACCAGCGCAACATCCACGGCAAGCAGTTCATCGACTGCTTCTACGACTACCACCGCAACCTCAGCCCGGAGTCCGAGGTCTGGTCCTACGAGGACTACCTCTACCAGGGCGGCGACCGGCTGATGAAGGACCTGTTCGACGACGGCCACGTCGACCACGCGATCTTCCAGCCCGCCCACCTGGGCGAGTTCTACAACAACGGGTTCGGCCAGACCGAGGAGGCGTTCGCCCTCGCGCAGGCGCACCCGGACAAGCTGACCTACAACCACAACTGGGACCCGCGCAACGGCGAACAGGGCCTGCGGCAGCTCCGGGAGGACGCGAAGCGCTTCGGCCTGAAGGGCGCGAAGCTCTACACCGCGGAGTGGCACGGCGAGTCCCGCGGCTGGAAGCTCGACGACTACTGGTCGTACAAGTACCTGGAGACGGCCCAGGAACTGGGCGTCCGCAACATCCACATCCACAAGGGCCCGACGATCCGCCCGCTGGACCGCGACGCGTTCGACGTCGCCGACGTGGACAAGGTCGCCACCGACTTCACCGAGATGAACTTCGTCATCGAGCACTGCGGCCTGCCGCGGCTCGAGGACTTCTGCTGGATCGCCACCCAGGAGCCGAACGTGCACGCCGGCCTGGCCGTCGCGATCCCCTTCATGCACACCCGGCCGAAGTACTTCGCGCAGATCATCGGCGAGCTCCTGTACTGGCTCGACGAGAACCGCATCCAGTTCTCCAGCGACTACGCGATCTGGACCCCGCGCTGGCTGGTCGAGCGGTTCGTCGACTTCCAGATCCCCGAGGAGCTGAGCGAGTACGCGCCGCTGACCACCGACCAGAAGAAGAAGATCCTCGGGCTGAACGCGGCCGCGATGTACGACATCCCGGTCCCGGCCGAGCTGCAGCTCCCCATCGAGGAGCCGCAGGCCGTGGCGGTGGCCTGA
- a CDS encoding iron-sulfur cluster assembly protein, whose amino-acid sequence MSAPALTRPGTRRDEAWHALDAVVDPELDEPITDLEFVRSLEVDGDRVVVHLRLPTAFCAPNFAYLMCSDAKDVLTDLDWTGEVVVELDDHHDSDLINAGLAADAGYRGTFRHEADSDLDELRATFQRKAHAAAMERSLTGLLRADPDRTPESLFGVTLGDLPDGPVTEVLLRRRATVGLGTDPALPVLVGHDGVPYPAEQVPLKLRMARSQRISIEGNAHFCRGLLRTRYPESTAPKEYET is encoded by the coding sequence ATGAGCGCCCCCGCCCTCACCCGGCCCGGTACGCGCCGTGACGAGGCGTGGCACGCGCTGGACGCCGTCGTCGACCCGGAGCTCGACGAGCCGATCACCGACCTGGAGTTCGTCCGGTCCCTGGAGGTCGACGGCGACCGGGTCGTGGTGCACCTGCGGCTCCCGACGGCGTTCTGCGCCCCGAACTTCGCCTACCTGATGTGCTCGGACGCGAAGGACGTGCTCACCGACCTGGACTGGACCGGCGAGGTCGTGGTGGAGCTCGACGACCACCACGACTCCGACCTGATCAACGCCGGCCTGGCCGCGGACGCCGGGTACCGCGGCACGTTCCGGCACGAGGCCGACTCCGACCTCGACGAGCTGCGGGCCACCTTCCAGCGGAAGGCACACGCCGCCGCGATGGAACGGTCGCTGACCGGGCTGTTGCGCGCCGACCCGGACCGGACGCCCGAGTCGCTCTTCGGTGTGACCCTCGGCGACCTGCCGGACGGCCCCGTCACCGAGGTACTGCTGCGGCGGCGGGCGACCGTCGGGCTCGGGACGGACCCGGCGCTGCCGGTGCTCGTCGGGCACGACGGCGTCCCGTACCCGGCCGAGCAGGTCCCGCTGAAGCTGCGGATGGCCCGCTCGCAGCGCATCTCGATCGAGGGCAACGCGCACTTCTGCCGGGGCCTGCTGCGCACCCGGTACCCGGAGTCCACCGCACCGAAGGAGTACGAGACGTGA